A window from Bosea sp. ANAM02 encodes these proteins:
- a CDS encoding AarF/UbiB family protein — MSERDAEANRFSARAARYARVGANVGGVAARIAGARLFGVEGRDATNAEALAKALGGLKGPIMKVAQLVATIPDVVPPEYAAELQKLQSQAPPMGAAFVKRRMMAELGANWRERFGAFDLKPAAAASLGQVHRATTLDGAALACKLQYPDMESAVEADIAQLEVLFSLHRRMGAVIDTTEIAKEIGARVREELDYRREAKHAALYQAMLSDTPEVRVPALEPALSTRRLLTMHWLEGSPILSHKQDGQVVRDRISTAMFKAWWRPFSHHGVIHGDPHLGNYTVFSEGGEPEGINLLDYGCIRIFPESFVGGVVDLYKGLRDGEEARVVHAYETWGFKGLTKDLVDTLNIWARFIYGPLLEDRVRRIAEDVSPAEYGRKQAFQVHQALKARGPVTVPREFVFMDRAAIGLGGVFLHLDAELNFHRLFEAEIEGFSVERVAERQGAALVAAGLKPAG; from the coding sequence ATGTCCGAACGCGACGCCGAAGCCAACCGATTCTCCGCCCGCGCTGCACGCTATGCCCGTGTCGGCGCCAATGTCGGCGGGGTCGCGGCCCGGATCGCGGGCGCCCGGCTCTTCGGCGTCGAGGGGCGCGACGCCACCAATGCCGAGGCGCTGGCCAAGGCGCTGGGTGGGCTGAAAGGCCCGATCATGAAGGTGGCGCAGCTCGTCGCCACCATCCCCGACGTCGTGCCGCCGGAATACGCCGCCGAACTGCAGAAGCTGCAATCGCAGGCGCCGCCGATGGGCGCCGCCTTCGTCAAGCGGCGGATGATGGCGGAACTCGGCGCCAACTGGCGCGAGCGCTTCGGCGCCTTCGACCTGAAGCCGGCAGCGGCCGCCTCATTGGGGCAGGTGCATCGTGCGACGACGCTGGATGGCGCGGCGCTCGCCTGCAAGCTGCAATATCCTGACATGGAATCGGCGGTGGAGGCCGATATCGCGCAGCTCGAAGTGCTGTTCTCGCTGCACCGGCGCATGGGCGCGGTGATCGACACGACCGAGATCGCCAAGGAGATCGGCGCGCGCGTTCGCGAGGAGCTGGACTACCGGCGCGAGGCCAAGCATGCCGCGCTCTACCAGGCTATGCTGTCGGACACGCCGGAGGTGCGCGTGCCGGCGCTGGAGCCGGCTTTGTCGACGCGCCGGCTCCTGACCATGCACTGGCTGGAGGGCAGCCCGATCCTCTCGCACAAGCAGGACGGGCAGGTGGTGCGCGACCGGATCTCGACCGCGATGTTCAAGGCGTGGTGGCGCCCGTTCAGCCATCACGGCGTCATCCATGGCGATCCGCATCTCGGAAATTACACCGTGTTCTCGGAGGGCGGCGAGCCGGAGGGCATCAACCTGCTCGACTATGGCTGCATCCGCATCTTCCCGGAGAGCTTCGTCGGCGGCGTGGTCGATCTCTACAAGGGCCTGCGCGACGGCGAGGAGGCCCGCGTCGTCCATGCCTACGAGACCTGGGGCTTCAAGGGGCTGACCAAGGACCTCGTCGATACCCTGAACATCTGGGCGCGCTTCATCTACGGGCCCTTGCTGGAGGATCGGGTCAGGCGCATCGCCGAGGATGTCAGCCCGGCCGAATACGGCCGCAAGCAGGCTTTCCAGGTGCATCAGGCGCTGAAGGCGCGCGGGCCGGTGACGGTGCCGCGCGAGTTCGTCTTCATGGACCGCGCCGCGATCGGGCTCGGCGGCGTCTTCCTCCATCTCGACGCCGAATTGAACTTTCACCGTTTGTTCGAGGCGGAGATCGAGGGATTTTCGGTGGAGCGCGTCGCCGAAAGGCAAGGCGCCGCGCTGGTCGCGGCAGGACTGAAGCCGGCAGGCTGA
- a CDS encoding aa3-type cytochrome c oxidase subunit IV yields the protein MADHAHHADAPAMDYPEHERTYTGFIHFAEVGTVACLAIVAALAVGGTKHAWGTALIGTLLAVLGTGVGIAAPSIGWRAPLVSLVLMLLALLLL from the coding sequence ATGGCCGACCACGCCCATCATGCCGACGCCCCCGCGATGGACTATCCCGAGCATGAGCGGACCTATACCGGCTTCATTCATTTCGCCGAGGTCGGAACGGTCGCCTGCCTCGCCATCGTCGCGGCGCTCGCCGTCGGCGGCACCAAGCATGCCTGGGGTACGGCGCTGATCGGCACGCTGCTCGCCGTTCTCGGCACCGGCGTCGGCATCGCCGCTCCTTCGATCGGCTGGCGCGCGCCGCTCGTCTCGCTCGTGCTGATGCTGCTCGCGCTGCTGCTGCTCTGA
- a CDS encoding PilZ domain-containing protein, translating to MMAATEHKHVDRPARWECTADITVVDHAGRELFARLGNISDAGFMAEAEETVLVGSIVTVELPERGEVRAEVRWSNGWRFGCLILPA from the coding sequence ATGATGGCAGCGACAGAGCACAAGCACGTCGACCGTCCGGCGCGCTGGGAGTGCACGGCCGACATCACCGTGGTCGACCATGCCGGGCGCGAGCTTTTCGCCCGGCTCGGCAATATCTCGGATGCGGGCTTCATGGCCGAGGCGGAGGAGACCGTCCTCGTCGGCTCGATCGTCACCGTCGAACTGCCCGAGCGCGGCGAGGTGCGCGCCGAGGTCCGCTGGTCGAACGGCTGGCGCTTCGGCTGCCTGATCCTGCCGGCCTGA
- a CDS encoding alpha/beta fold hydrolase → MYRIFKVLVLGCALAYLGVLATLYLRQREMMYPRDPARAEIGSAGLAAAEEAGVTTADGERLVAWVVPPRAGKPVVLYFHGNAGNLGRAGRIERFRALTEDGTGLFAISYRGYGGSTGLPSEEGLLQDARAAYGAAAARFGAGKLIGYGESLGTGVVLKLAAEVPLQAVVLEAPYRSTLSVAQGIYPYLPLSLVMLDQFRSDALIGRVRAPLLFLHGERDQVIPFAQGQQLYDLANEPKRFLRFPSGRHSDLPRHGSLGEVRRFLAEIASGGVVAAESRTIGEGAASRP, encoded by the coding sequence ATGTATCGCATCTTCAAGGTTCTCGTCCTGGGCTGCGCCCTGGCCTATCTCGGCGTGCTGGCGACGCTCTATCTCAGGCAGCGCGAGATGATGTATCCGCGTGATCCGGCGCGGGCCGAGATCGGCTCGGCCGGGCTGGCCGCCGCCGAGGAGGCCGGCGTGACCACCGCCGATGGCGAACGGCTCGTCGCCTGGGTGGTGCCGCCGCGCGCCGGCAAGCCGGTCGTGCTCTATTTCCACGGCAATGCCGGCAATCTCGGGCGGGCCGGACGGATCGAGCGCTTCCGGGCGCTGACCGAGGATGGCACCGGGCTCTTCGCGATCAGCTATCGCGGCTATGGCGGCTCCACGGGCCTGCCCAGCGAGGAAGGGCTGCTGCAGGATGCGCGGGCGGCCTATGGCGCGGCGGCGGCGCGTTTCGGCGCGGGAAAGCTGATCGGCTATGGCGAGTCGCTGGGTACCGGCGTGGTGCTGAAGCTGGCGGCCGAGGTGCCGCTCCAGGCTGTGGTGCTGGAAGCGCCCTATCGCTCGACGCTCTCCGTGGCGCAGGGCATATATCCCTATCTGCCGCTCAGTCTGGTGATGCTGGACCAGTTCCGTTCGGACGCGCTGATCGGCCGGGTCCGGGCGCCGCTGCTCTTCCTGCATGGCGAGCGCGACCAGGTCATCCCCTTCGCGCAGGGACAGCAGCTCTACGACCTCGCGAACGAGCCCAAGCGCTTCCTGCGCTTCCCGTCCGGGCGGCATTCGGACCTGCCGCGCCACGGATCGCTCGGCGAGGTCCGGCGTTTCCTCGCGGAGATCGCTTCAGGGGGCGTCGTCGCGGCGGAAAGCCGGACGATCGGGGAGGGCGCGGCTTCGCGCCCCTGA
- a CDS encoding tetratricopeptide repeat protein yields MIRGSNWLAAAGIALALAGCDTVSNLGSQPAVAELDTRDAADASVNISSLSDVIARNPSDPGAYNTRGAAYARVGRFSDAIGDFTKAVQLDPNLASAYTNRGLALRQSGRADSALADFNRATTANPNYAPAYIARANLLRQQGNSQQALADLNTAIRLNPESAEAFHARGLVYQKEGQHQHAVTDFDSVIDRNPYTAPPYIARGQSLNALGKYESAQEDFTAALNVDNRNADAWAGRGFAFEKLGKKAEASEAYQRALALDGNNATARAGSSRLGGGGFFRS; encoded by the coding sequence ATGATCCGAGGCAGTAACTGGTTGGCCGCAGCCGGCATCGCGCTGGCGCTCGCGGGTTGCGACACCGTCTCCAATCTCGGCTCCCAGCCCGCGGTCGCCGAGCTCGACACGCGTGACGCCGCCGATGCCAGCGTCAATATCAGCTCGCTGAGCGACGTCATCGCCCGCAACCCGAGCGACCCGGGCGCCTATAACACCCGCGGCGCGGCCTATGCCCGCGTCGGCCGCTTCTCGGATGCGATCGGGGATTTCACCAAAGCTGTCCAGCTCGATCCGAATCTCGCCTCCGCGTACACGAATCGCGGCCTGGCGCTGCGCCAGAGCGGCCGCGCCGATTCGGCGCTCGCCGATTTCAATCGCGCCACCACCGCCAATCCGAACTACGCGCCGGCCTATATCGCCCGCGCCAACCTGCTGCGCCAGCAGGGCAACAGCCAGCAGGCGCTGGCCGATCTCAACACCGCGATCCGGCTCAACCCCGAATCGGCGGAAGCCTTCCATGCCCGCGGCCTCGTCTACCAGAAGGAAGGCCAGCATCAGCACGCCGTCACCGATTTCGATTCGGTGATCGACCGCAATCCCTACACCGCCCCGCCCTATATCGCACGCGGCCAGAGCCTGAACGCGCTCGGCAAATACGAATCCGCGCAGGAAGATTTCACCGCGGCGCTGAATGTCGACAACCGCAATGCCGATGCCTGGGCCGGCCGCGGCTTCGCCTTCGAGAAGCTCGGCAAGAAGGCGGAAGCCTCCGAAGCCTATCAGAGGGCGCTGGCGCTCGACGGCAACAACGCCACCGCCCGTGCCGGCTCCTCGCGCCTCGGCGGCGGCGGCTTCTTCCGGAGCTGA
- the rpsU gene encoding 30S ribosomal protein S21 → MQVLVRDNNVDQALRALKKKMQREGIFREMKLRGHYEKPSEKRARESAEAVRRARKLQRKKLQREGLLPAPVKPKRP, encoded by the coding sequence GTGCAGGTTCTCGTTCGCGACAACAATGTCGATCAGGCGCTCCGCGCCCTCAAGAAGAAGATGCAGCGCGAGGGCATCTTCCGTGAGATGAAGCTTCGTGGTCATTACGAGAAGCCTTCCGAGAAGCGCGCCCGCGAGTCGGCCGAGGCCGTCCGCCGCGCCCGCAAGCTCCAGCGCAAGAAGCTCCAGCGCGAAGGCCTCCTGCCTGCGCCGGTGAAGCCCAAGCGCCCCTGA
- a CDS encoding 5-(carboxyamino)imidazole ribonucleotide synthase, whose translation MNPPVPTGLAPGAMLGILGGGQLARMMALAAADLGIRCHIFAPEVDSPAFDVAARHTVAEYEDQEALARFADAVDVVTYEFENVPAATAAFLAARVPLHPGARALAVTQDRLSEKRFVSELGLAVAPFRAVDTLADLESAAAELGRPSVLKTRRFGYDGKGQVKIAPGSDLAEAHEAIGRFPAILEGFVSFVREVSVVAARGLDGSFAAFDVCENEHRDHILAYTRIPAQLSEGAALQAIDAARRIGEALGYVGVFAVEMFVLEAEDGLAERVVVNEIAPRVHNSGHWTSEGAETSQFHQHVRAVCGFPLGSTARRGRVEMENLIGASALRWRELLAEPGAHLHLYGKRDARPGRKMGHVTRVTDERA comes from the coding sequence ATGAACCCGCCCGTTCCGACCGGCCTCGCGCCCGGCGCCATGCTCGGCATCCTCGGCGGCGGGCAGCTCGCCCGGATGATGGCGCTCGCCGCCGCCGATCTCGGCATCCGCTGCCATATCTTCGCGCCCGAGGTCGATAGCCCGGCCTTCGACGTCGCGGCGCGTCACACCGTCGCGGAATACGAGGATCAGGAGGCGCTCGCCCGCTTCGCCGACGCCGTCGATGTCGTGACCTACGAGTTCGAGAATGTCCCGGCCGCCACCGCCGCCTTCCTCGCGGCGCGCGTGCCGCTCCATCCCGGCGCCCGTGCCCTGGCGGTGACGCAGGACCGGCTCAGCGAGAAGCGCTTCGTCTCCGAGCTCGGGCTCGCCGTCGCGCCGTTCCGCGCCGTCGATACCCTCGCCGATCTCGAATCGGCCGCCGCCGAACTCGGCCGCCCCTCGGTCCTGAAGACCCGCCGCTTCGGCTATGACGGCAAGGGCCAGGTGAAGATCGCGCCGGGCAGCGACCTCGCCGAGGCGCATGAGGCGATCGGCCGCTTTCCGGCGATCCTCGAAGGTTTCGTCTCCTTCGTGCGCGAGGTCTCGGTCGTGGCGGCACGCGGGCTCGACGGCTCCTTCGCCGCCTTCGACGTCTGCGAGAACGAGCATCGCGACCACATCCTCGCCTATACGCGCATCCCCGCGCAGCTCTCGGAAGGCGCCGCTCTGCAGGCGATCGACGCCGCCCGCCGCATCGGCGAGGCACTCGGCTATGTCGGCGTCTTCGCCGTCGAGATGTTCGTGCTGGAAGCGGAGGACGGCCTCGCCGAACGCGTCGTCGTCAACGAGATCGCCCCGCGCGTCCATAATTCCGGGCACTGGACCAGCGAAGGTGCTGAGACCTCGCAGTTCCACCAGCATGTCCGCGCCGTCTGCGGCTTCCCGCTCGGCTCGACCGCGCGGCGCGGCCGTGTCGAGATGGAGAATCTGATCGGCGCGAGCGCGCTGCGCTGGCGCGAATTGCTGGCCGAGCCCGGCGCGCATCTGCATCTCTACGGCAAGCGCGACGCCCGTCCGGGCCGCAAGATGGGCCATGTCACCCGCGTCACCGACGAGCGCGCGTGA
- the purE gene encoding 5-(carboxyamino)imidazole ribonucleotide mutase: MAASSPPVAIIMGSQSDWATMRHAAEALEALAIPYDARIVSAHRTPERLFDFARGAKAEGFKVIIAGAGGAAHLPGMTASLTPLPVFGVPVESKALSGQDSLLSIVQMPAGIPVGTLAIGRAGAVNAALLAAAVLALSDSALAERLDAYRARQSAGIAERPSRDDA, translated from the coding sequence ATGGCAGCCAGCAGCCCCCCCGTCGCCATCATCATGGGCAGCCAGTCCGACTGGGCGACGATGCGTCATGCGGCCGAGGCGCTCGAAGCGCTCGCCATCCCCTATGATGCCCGCATCGTCTCGGCCCATCGCACGCCGGAGCGGCTCTTCGACTTCGCCAGGGGCGCGAAGGCCGAGGGCTTCAAGGTCATCATCGCCGGAGCCGGCGGCGCGGCGCATCTTCCGGGCATGACGGCCTCGCTGACGCCGCTGCCGGTCTTCGGCGTCCCCGTCGAATCCAAGGCTCTATCGGGCCAGGACAGCCTGCTCTCGATCGTGCAGATGCCCGCCGGCATTCCCGTCGGCACGCTCGCCATCGGCCGGGCCGGCGCGGTCAACGCCGCACTGCTGGCCGCCGCGGTGCTCGCACTCTCCGACAGCGCGCTCGCCGAACGGCTCGACGCCTATCGCGCCCGCCAGAGCGCCGGCATCGCCGAGCGCCCCAGCCGGGACGACGCATGA
- a CDS encoding DUF465 domain-containing protein yields the protein MGFELSPEEVETFTSELARLREEHRDLDSAIDALERVGSINQVQVQRLKKRKLYLKDRISQIEDALTPDIIA from the coding sequence ATGGGATTCGAGCTCAGCCCGGAAGAGGTCGAGACCTTCACGTCCGAACTCGCACGCCTGCGCGAGGAGCATCGCGACCTCGACAGCGCCATCGACGCGCTGGAGCGCGTCGGCTCGATCAATCAGGTCCAGGTCCAGCGCCTGAAGAAGCGCAAGCTCTACCTCAAGGACCGCATCTCCCAGATCGAGGACGCGCTGACGCCCGACATCATCGCCTGA
- a CDS encoding DUF465 domain-containing protein — protein MSLQTRLAELERKHRQLEDAIAQAVASPSSSDLSLAELKRKKLQLKDEIERVRMTMPERTLH, from the coding sequence ATGTCGTTGCAGACCCGTCTTGCGGAACTCGAGCGCAAGCACCGTCAGCTCGAAGATGCCATCGCCCAGGCTGTGGCCAGTCCGTCTTCGAGCGACCTCAGCCTCGCCGAGCTGAAGCGGAAGAAGTTGCAACTGAAGGATGAGATCGAGCGCGTCCGGATGACCATGCCGGAGCGAACCTTGCATTGA
- a CDS encoding GlsB/YeaQ/YmgE family stress response membrane protein yields MGIVWTIIIGFIAGVVAKFITPGSNEPSGFILTTILGIIGAFVATWLGQSLGWYAPGEGAGLIGAVVGAIIVLVVWGAISGRNRAA; encoded by the coding sequence ATGGGCATCGTCTGGACCATCATCATCGGTTTCATCGCCGGCGTCGTCGCCAAGTTCATCACACCAGGTTCGAACGAGCCGTCCGGCTTCATCCTGACGACGATCCTCGGCATCATCGGCGCCTTCGTCGCGACCTGGCTCGGGCAGTCGCTCGGCTGGTACGCACCGGGCGAGGGTGCCGGGCTGATCGGCGCCGTCGTCGGCGCGATCATCGTTCTGGTCGTCTGGGGTGCGATCAGCGGCCGCAACCGCGCGGCCTGA
- a CDS encoding YidB family protein yields MSDDNSSSGFPSLTALLGLLAVAGYQNRDKIAEWLGGRGQSEPGQIPAPQPGQAGATPQGDGGGLLGGLGGLFGAGGIGSVLNGGLGELSDRFRQAGQGDKVDSWVQHGPNQNVAPDDLEQALGPQVIDTIARRTGLSRDELLDRLSQVLPEAVDRFTPNGRIDRAGA; encoded by the coding sequence GTGAGTGACGACAACAGCAGCAGCGGCTTTCCGTCCCTGACCGCCCTGCTCGGGCTCCTCGCCGTCGCCGGCTACCAGAACCGCGACAAGATCGCGGAATGGCTGGGCGGGCGCGGCCAGTCGGAACCGGGTCAGATTCCCGCTCCGCAGCCGGGCCAGGCCGGTGCCACGCCGCAGGGCGACGGGGGCGGGCTTCTCGGTGGCCTCGGCGGCCTTTTCGGCGCCGGTGGCATCGGCAGCGTGCTCAATGGCGGGCTCGGCGAACTCTCCGACCGGTTCAGGCAGGCCGGGCAGGGCGACAAGGTCGATTCCTGGGTGCAGCACGGGCCGAACCAGAATGTCGCGCCCGACGATCTGGAACAGGCGCTTGGCCCGCAGGTGATCGACACGATCGCGCGCCGCACCGGCCTGTCGCGGGACGAACTGCTCGACCGGCTGTCGCAGGTGCTGCCGGAAGCCGTCGATCGCTTCACGCCGAACGGGCGGATCGACCGCGCCGGGGCCTGA
- a CDS encoding acyl-CoA synthetase, with product MTRSAYDTDLDRNPANYQPLTPLAFLERAASVFPDRTAIIHGSLRRSYAEFYARSRRLASALAKHGVSKNDTVAAMLPNTPAMLECHYGVPMAGAVLNTLNTRLDAAIIAFSLDHGGAKVLITDREFSKTIREALALCKAKPIVIDYDDPVYDGPGERLGQIEYEELVASGDPDFDWLMPGDEWDAIALNYTSGTTGDPKGVVYHHRGANLLATSNVITGNMGRHPVYLWTLPMFHCNGWCFPWTISIVAGTHVCLRQVRARAMYDALADHGVTHLCGAPIVMSTLLNAPPEERRDFPQTVSFFTAAAPPPEAVLAGMKQAGFEVTHLYGLTECYGPSVVNDWNDDWNALSPAEQAAKKARQGVRYPALEGLDVLDPETMQPVPRDGQTLGEVMMRGNVVMKGYLGNRKSTEAAFAGGWFHTGDLGVRYPDGYIQLKDRSKDIIISGGENISSIEVEDALYKHPAVQAAAVVARPDEKWGETPCAFIELKPGKTATEAEIFAWCREHLAAFKCPRTIVFAEVPKTSTGKIQKFRLREMARAL from the coding sequence ATGACCCGTTCGGCCTATGATACCGATCTCGACCGCAACCCGGCGAATTACCAGCCGCTGACGCCGCTCGCCTTCCTGGAGCGCGCGGCCTCGGTTTTCCCGGACCGCACCGCGATCATCCACGGGTCTTTGCGCCGCTCCTATGCCGAGTTCTATGCCCGCTCGCGCCGCCTCGCCTCGGCACTGGCGAAGCACGGCGTCAGCAAGAACGACACCGTCGCGGCCATGCTGCCGAACACGCCGGCCATGCTCGAATGCCATTACGGGGTGCCGATGGCCGGCGCCGTGCTCAATACGCTGAACACACGGCTCGACGCGGCGATCATCGCCTTCTCGCTCGACCATGGCGGTGCGAAGGTGCTGATCACGGATCGGGAGTTCTCGAAGACGATCAGGGAGGCACTCGCGCTCTGCAAGGCGAAACCGATCGTCATCGACTATGACGATCCCGTCTATGACGGCCCGGGCGAACGACTGGGCCAGATCGAATACGAGGAACTCGTCGCCTCCGGCGATCCCGATTTCGACTGGCTGATGCCGGGAGACGAGTGGGACGCTATCGCGCTGAACTACACCTCCGGCACCACCGGCGATCCCAAGGGCGTGGTCTACCATCATCGCGGCGCCAACCTGCTGGCGACCTCGAACGTCATCACCGGCAATATGGGCCGGCACCCGGTCTATCTCTGGACGCTGCCCATGTTCCACTGCAACGGCTGGTGCTTCCCCTGGACCATCTCGATCGTCGCCGGCACCCATGTCTGCCTGCGCCAGGTTCGCGCCAGGGCGATGTACGACGCGCTCGCCGACCATGGCGTCACCCATCTCTGCGGCGCGCCGATCGTGATGTCGACGCTGCTCAACGCGCCGCCCGAGGAGCGGCGCGACTTCCCGCAGACGGTCTCCTTCTTCACCGCCGCCGCCCCGCCGCCCGAGGCCGTGCTCGCCGGCATGAAGCAGGCCGGCTTCGAGGTGACGCATCTCTACGGGCTGACCGAGTGCTACGGCCCCTCCGTCGTCAACGACTGGAACGACGACTGGAACGCCCTCTCGCCGGCCGAGCAGGCCGCCAAGAAGGCCCGCCAGGGCGTGCGCTATCCGGCGCTCGAAGGGCTCGACGTGCTCGATCCCGAGACGATGCAGCCCGTCCCGCGCGACGGCCAGACGCTCGGCGAGGTGATGATGCGCGGCAATGTCGTGATGAAAGGCTATCTCGGCAACCGCAAGTCGACGGAAGCCGCCTTCGCCGGCGGCTGGTTCCATACCGGCGATCTCGGCGTGCGTTACCCCGACGGCTATATCCAGCTCAAGGACCGCTCGAAGGACATCATCATCTCAGGCGGCGAGAACATTTCCTCGATCGAGGTCGAGGACGCGCTTTACAAGCACCCGGCCGTGCAGGCCGCCGCCGTGGTCGCCCGCCCCGACGAGAAATGGGGCGAGACGCCCTGCGCCTTCATCGAACTGAAGCCGGGCAAGACCGCGACCGAAGCCGAGATCTTCGCCTGGTGCCGCGAGCATCTTGCCGCGTTCAAATGCCCGCGCACCATCGTCTTCGCCGAGGTGCCGAAAACCTCGACCGGCAAGATCCAGAAATTCCGCCTGCGCGAGATGGCGCGGGCACTGTGA
- a CDS encoding sulfite exporter TauE/SafE family protein: protein MPFDPLFFAAMVPAVVLTGLAKGGFSGIGLLSLPLMALVVSPVTAAAIMLPLLIAQDVVSVWSYRRDFDRRNLATLAPGALLGILMGYLLAAKVSDAAVVLAVGLISVGFALRRMLSDGKKPTVATQANWSAGSLWGFFCGFTSMVAHAGGPPFQIYVMPQKLKPAVFVGTGAVFFAAMNLVKLVPYLALGQLNGQNLLASAALLPFAVAATFAGVWLVRRVPPERFYGIIYWLLLLVGAKLVYDGLRGLHLLG, encoded by the coding sequence ATGCCCTTCGACCCGCTCTTCTTCGCCGCCATGGTGCCGGCCGTCGTCCTGACCGGGCTGGCCAAGGGCGGCTTTTCCGGGATCGGCCTGCTCTCGCTGCCCCTGATGGCGCTGGTCGTCTCGCCGGTGACGGCCGCAGCGATCATGCTGCCGCTGCTGATCGCGCAGGATGTCGTCTCGGTCTGGTCGTACCGGCGCGATTTCGATCGCCGCAATCTCGCAACGCTGGCGCCGGGCGCCCTGCTCGGCATCCTCATGGGCTATCTGCTGGCGGCGAAGGTTTCGGATGCGGCCGTCGTGCTCGCCGTCGGCCTGATCTCGGTCGGCTTCGCTTTGCGCCGCATGCTGAGCGACGGCAAAAAGCCCACGGTCGCCACACAGGCGAACTGGAGCGCCGGCAGCCTCTGGGGCTTCTTCTGCGGCTTCACCAGCATGGTCGCCCATGCCGGCGGCCCCCCCTTCCAGATCTATGTCATGCCACAGAAGCTGAAGCCCGCCGTCTTCGTCGGCACCGGCGCGGTCTTCTTCGCCGCGATGAATCTGGTCAAGCTCGTGCCCTATCTCGCCCTCGGCCAGCTCAACGGCCAGAACCTGCTGGCCTCCGCCGCGCTGCTGCCCTTCGCGGTCGCCGCGACCTTCGCCGGGGTCTGGCTGGTCCGGCGCGTGCCGCCCGAGCGCTTCTACGGAATCATCTACTGGCTCCTGCTGCTGGTCGGCGCCAAGCTCGTCTATGACGGCCTGCGCGGCCTGCATCTTCTCGGCTGA